One genomic segment of Drosophila melanogaster chromosome 3R includes these proteins:
- the Cyp12e1 gene encoding cytochrome P450 12e1, whose amino-acid sequence MLSTQWNANKQISRQIYQLCRGLAQKATAVNLEEAKPYADIPGPSKLQLIRAFLPGGLYKNLPVHEMFLDMNRQYGSIFRMPSVAGTDLVLTMNPQDYEVIFRNEGQYPYRRSFEVMDYFKRVHRREVFDGYDGLTSGNGPAWGKMRTAVNPILLQPRNAKLYMTNLVQVSDEFLERIRIIRDPVTQEMPDDFAVDIRHLVIESICSVALNTHLGLLGEQRNNKDIQKLVLALQDVVELGFQLDIMPAFWKYLPMPNFKKLMRSLDTITDFCYFHIGNALKRIEEDAKAGTLNEIGLETSLLEKLARFDRQTAVIIAMDLLFAGADPTLVTLGGILFSLSKSPDKQARLLEEIRGILPNKDSSLTIENMRNLPYLRACIKEGIRMYPIGPGTLRRMPHDVVLSGYRVVAGTDVGIAANYQMANMEQFVPKVREFIPERWLRDESNSHLVGETATPFMYLPFGFGPRSCAGKRIVDMMLEIAISRLVRNFKIGFDYPIENAFKAQFFVQPNIPFKFKFIERNE is encoded by the exons ATGTTGTCAACGCAGTGGAACGCAAATAAACAGATCTCTAGGCAGATCTACCAGCTATGCAGGGGTCTGGCCCAAAAG GCCACAGCAGTGAACTTGGAAGAGGCCAAACCTTATGCTGATATTCCGGGACCCAGTAAATTGCAATTGATCAGAGCTTTTCTGCCGGGCG GTCTCTATAAGAATTTGCCGGTCCACGAAATGTTTCTCGATATGAACCGACAATATGGAAGTATCTTTCGGATGCCCAGTGTGGCAGGAACCGATTTGGTGCTAACGATGAATCCTCAGGACTACGAAGTAATCTTTCGAAACGAGGGTCAGTATCCTTATAGAAGGAGTTTTGAGGTAATGGACTACTTTAAAAGGGTTCACCGGCGGGAAGTATTCGATGGCTATGATGGGTTGACTTCGGG AAATGGACCTGCTTGGGGCAAAATGCGCACTGCTGTCAATCCCATTTTGTTGCAACCACGTAACGCCAAGCTTTATATGACGAATTTGGTACAAGTAAGCGATGAGTTTCTGGAGCG catTCGCATTATTCGAGATCCTGTTACGCAAGAGATGCCAGATGACTTTGCCGTGGACATTCGGCATTTGGTGATCGAATCGATTTGCTCTGTTGCCCTGAACACACATCTTGGCTTATTGGGAGAACAGCGGAATAACAAGGATATTCAAAAGCTCGTCTTGGCTCTGCAAGATGTAGTTGAGCTGGGCTTTCAGCTGGACATTATGCCCGcattttggaaatatttgcCAATGCCTAATTTCAAGAAGCTCATGCGTTCATTGGATACAATTACGGACTTTTGCTATTTCCACATTGGGAACGCTTTAAAACGGATCGAGGAGGACGCCAAGGCTGGAACACTGAATGAGATTGGTTTGGAAACTAGCCTGCTGGAGAAGCTGGCCCGCTTCGATCGCCAAACAGCAGTGATTATAGCCATGGATTTGCTATTTGCAGGAGCGGATCCT ACTCTTGTAACCCTAGGAGGAATCTTATTCAGCCTGTCCAAGAGTCCTGACAAGCAGGCTCGACTTCTGGAGGAGATCAGGGGAATATTACCCAACAAGGACTCATCGCTGACCATAGAAAATATGAGAAATCTGCCCTATCTAAGGGCCTGCATCAAGGAGGGCATTCGCATGTATCCCATTGGCCCGGGAACCCTTCGCCGAATGCCCCACGATGTGGTGCTCAGTGGATATAGAGTTGTGGCCGGAACGGATGTTGGCATTGCGGCCAACTACCAGATGGCCAATATGGAGCAGTTTGTGCCCAAGGTTCGAGAATTTATCCCTGAGAGGTGGCTGCGCGATGAATCCAACTCCCATTTGGTGGGTGAAACTGCCACTCCTTTTATGTATCTTCCCTTTGGTTTTGGACCAAGATCTTGCGCAGGCAAGAGGATTGTGGATATGATGCTGGAGATCGCCATTTCGCGGTTGGTAAGAAACTTTAAGATCGGGTTTGACTATCCCATTGAAAATGCGTTTAAGGCACAGTTCTTTGTGCAACCAAACATTCCctttaagtttaagtttaTAGAGCGAAACGAATAA